The DNA segment CAGATCCTCCGCCACCTGGGGCGGCGCGGCCCCCGGGTGCAGGCGCCACCGGTCGTCGTCCCACGCGAGGGCGCCCTCCTGTTGGGCCAGTTCCAGGAGGTTGCGGAGGAGCCCGGGATTCCCGAGGCTCCGGGCCACCAGTCCGTCCACGTAATCCTGGGGCAGCTCGTGGGAGACGAGGAGGTCATCCAGGACGCGGGCGAGTTCCGGGTCCTCCAGGCGGTCCACCCCGACCAGGGCCGCGGAGGCTTCTCCCCGCAAATCCGCCACGAGGGGCCGGAGCCCGGCGGGAGCGTCTCCCGTCGTGAGGGAGAGGAGCCAGGGGAGATCCGAAGCGCGGATCAGTTCCCGCAGGAGGGCCAGGACTTCCGGCGCGGCCTGCTCCAGTCCCGACAGGCGGATCAGCCGGGGATGCTGGAGCCGCGCGGCCTCCAGCGCCGCCGCCGCGGCTTCCACTTCCTCCGGGTCCGGGGAGCTGTCCGTGGGATGCAGGGGCCGGCCGTCGGCGAGAAAGGCGAAGGCCGGGAGGCGGGGAGCCAACAGACGCGCGGCTTCCGGGTTGCGGGCATAGAACTCCGCCTCGCCGCCGGCAAGCAGGCTCTCCAGCAGGCGCCTCAGGAACCGCCCCGCCGATTCGCCGGGGGAGATCCCCAGGGAATGGACCCACGTCCCCTCGCTCTCCGCCACCGCGCAGCCCCACGCCGCCAGATGGCCCTTGCCCACGCCTTCCTCTCCCTGAAGGAGGACGATCCGTTCGGTGGAGGCGGGGGCGCTGAGGCCCAGCATCAACGACTTGAGGTAGGTCATCTCCCGCCCGCGCCCGCGGAGGGGGCGGATCACGGGCGCCGACAGGGCCCGGGTCTGCCGCCAGGGAGGATCTTCCGGTGCGAGGGGGCCCGGGGGAAGGGCGGCGAGCGCCGCGGACAGCGGGATCAAAGGCTGGGCGGGTTCACCGAGGAGGCGCGGGATCTGGATGAGGCCCGGAAGGAAGGTGATCGCGTCGGGATGGAGGAAGCGGGGGTGGGGATTCCCGACGAGGCTCGCGTCCACGCGGCGGAGGGCTTCGTCGCGGGTTTCGGGATCCCAGCCCGGCCACAGGCGGGACAGGGGCGCGCCGTGGAGGGCCTGGAGGTGCCAGGCGTGGTGGTCGTCAAACCCCAAGTGGGCCGCCTCGGGATCCACCGGCGCAGCGTCCAGGAACCGCGCGAGGAAGGCTTCCCGGAGCTGGTCCAGATCGCGGTCCGATGGGCGGGGCGTCCAGATCTGGGCCACGAAGCGCCCGCCGTCGGATTCGCGCCGGAGCAGGTGGAAGGACGCCGCTTCATCGCCGCCGAGGTCCGCCAGGACGGCGAACCGGTGGGCGCCGAAAAAGCGCATCACCGCCACGGAAGCGGCTTCCGCGCGGGAGCGGGGACGGAGGGGAACATGCCGGGAAGTGTAACCCCGGCGGGCGTTCAGCGGCTGAAGAAGGGGTCCAGGATGACCGCCGCGGTGAGCACCAGCGCGAAGAGGTTGATGTTCATGAACACGCGGCGATAGAGCGGCGCGTCCTGGCCCGGCCGGAGAAGGGGGATCGAGCCCACGATCAGCCAGATCGCGCCCAGGCCGAGCATGATCTCCGCGGGGCGGGACGCGAGCACCCGGAACAGAGGGAGGAGCCCGCAGGCCGCGGCGGTGCCGCAGGTCCAGGTGAAGGTCAGCCGCGACAGCCGGGGCCGGCCGAAGACGGAGACCAGGGTGGGGAATCCGGCCTTCTCGTAGCCCTCGGCGTGGAGGCCCACCAGCAGCCAGAAGTGGGGCACCTGCCAGATGAAGAAGACGAAGGCGAGGGCCAGGATCGAGGGATCCGTGGCGCTTCCGCCCGCGGCGGTCCAGCCGATCGCCGGAGGCAGGGCGCCGATCAGCGAGCCGGGCACCACCGCGAAAGCGCTCACCCGCTTGAGGGGCGTGTAGAACCCGTTGTACCAGCCGAGGGCCAGGGCTCCCAGAAGGGCGGAGGTGAGGTTGTGGGCGGCGAGCAGGACGATGAAACCCGCGATGGCGAGCCCCACGGCGAACACCGTGGCCGCGGCGGGAGACACGTCGCCCCGCGGAATCGGCCGCTGGGCGGTGCGGGGCATCAGCGCGTCGAAGCGGCGCTCCTGGACCTCGTTGAGGGCGCTCGATCCCATCGCCAGCAGCAGGATGCCGATCAGGGTGGTGATCAGCCCCGCGTCCACGCCCCGCAGGCACGCGACGTAGCCCGCGGCCGCGGTGAAGGTGGACGCGCCGGAGATGCGGAGCTTCGTCAGTTCCAGGAGGGTGGAGAGGGGGTGGGGCTTGGAGGCCGGGATCGCGGCGACGGTCAAAGCGGAGCTCCTAGTTCAGGGTCTTGATGTAGCTCACGACCTCGGACACTTCCTGGTCGGTGAGGGGCAGCTTGGGCATCGCGGGGGGATAGCCGCGGACCACCTGATCCATCGGATCGGTGATGGCGCGGCGGACGTGGGCCTCGTCCACCACCACCGCGCGGTAGGAGCCGGCCATGAGGACCTCCTCCTGGCGGCCGTAGAGGGCCCGCAGGGTGGGCCCGACCTTGGGCTTGCCGTCTACGGAATGGCAGGCCAGGCAACCCTTCGAGGCCAGGACAGCGAAGC comes from the Geothrix sp. 21YS21S-4 genome and includes:
- a CDS encoding protoheme IX farnesyltransferase, whose product is MTVAAIPASKPHPLSTLLELTKLRISGASTFTAAAGYVACLRGVDAGLITTLIGILLLAMGSSALNEVQERRFDALMPRTAQRPIPRGDVSPAAATVFAVGLAIAGFIVLLAAHNLTSALLGALALGWYNGFYTPLKRVSAFAVVPGSLIGALPPAIGWTAAGGSATDPSILALAFVFFIWQVPHFWLLVGLHAEGYEKAGFPTLVSVFGRPRLSRLTFTWTCGTAAACGLLPLFRVLASRPAEIMLGLGAIWLIVGSIPLLRPGQDAPLYRRVFMNINLFALVLTAAVILDPFFSR